TGTTTCTTTAACAtgcaaataaaataatgctagCATTTGCCAAGAACAATAGCACCATAACAGTTTTTTTCTAAAATGGGAAGCAATTACCTCCTTCTATTGCTTCGGTTTGATTTGTTACGGTACTCGAGCTAACCGCCCCATAGAAATGTTACAGCCATGATCGATGCCTGATGGATACCATCTTCAATTCACGATGTGGCGGCCACGCTTGCAAATGCTGGCACCTTCGTGTCCTCCTCCAGCCAAGCCGTCAAACGCCTGGTGGGCCGGGGGACGGGGGTGGGGTGTCGATGAACAGCCTTGACGATGAGAACTTCGCCATAGCCTAAGATGCCAGTAGAGGTGGAtggcttcttttttttttttgatacaGAGGTGGATGGCTTCGACGGCAGTTGTAGAACCGAGCAGATGGACAGAACGGCTTTCATTAACCAATGGAGGTACTAGGATGACCGGCGCGCTTCGCAGCGCCTGTATACCTGCCACGTCCATATACCTGTATTACGTTTTGCAGCCATATGTTTATTGGTTCTCGTTATTAACAACGCAGGTTATATGCTGTTCCGGCAGTGCTCGGCGCGCCGTGCACGTAGAGCTCTGCGGCGGGCACACCATTAGGGGGTGATTGGATTGGTTTTGGAAGGAATGTTTGAGGGTCTGCTCGAAAGATGATCAGACGCTCGTGAACTGAACGACCTCATAATATTTCTTGTGGTGAAATCTGACTTGACATATATGCTCGTATTTTTTTAAATAATTTTATAATTTAACCTGCATTATTATTTCAGTGGTAGGCGATGTGTTCGTCTATAGCGAGGCACCTATGGTAACTTCGTCAATTTCGAAGATCTATCAGCTCAATCTCTCCAAGGTGCTTATATTTATAGGGGTGAATGTGCATACATGTATATAAGTAGTCTCTTAAAAAACGCTCATACATATGCAGAGGCGATTTTTTACCCACACAAGGACGTGGGCACATGGTATACCTGGCGAGATAAAAGAGGAGGTGCGGACATATGCAGAGGCGATTTCTTGCCCACACAAGGACGTGGGCACATGGTATACCTGGCGAGATAAAAGAGGAGGTGCGACCAGGTAGTATGAAGTATGATAGACGTGCGAAGACACCATTCCTTGGATCTAGGGTCCACCACCAATAAATTGCTACAGTAACCAGAGCGCCTCCCGTCTCTCCCTTTTCTTCAGCGATAAGAGGATAGTTATTCACCAGTGGTGCGGCAAGCTGCCAAGACTACTGTGCTGGTGACGCAACAGATGGAGCCGGGGGTGGCCCAGATGCATGTAGGTGGCACCAGGCACAACTTTGACAACTGGTGCCGCGTGGACTCGATGCGCTGCCACCATGGTCGCTCCGTTCGATCCCGCGTGGGAAATGAGCCGGTGACAAGCCGACAAAGCTGATCGGGAAAACGGGTCTCACATGGGAACGGGCTGGGCGCGAGCAGGGTCGGGCCTTGGTGAAAGGACCGTGAAACCCTAGGATTGGGTGAATTAGATGTTTTAAAAGTTAAGCTCCAAAAAACATATAAATATCTATTACAAAATCTATTTAGATATGCAATAGGTTTTTCTGTGTGTTGCTATCTCTACTGCAGAAAAATTTTGCACGTTAGGTCCAAGCCAAAAACTACACAAGGTAATTTTAGGAAAGGTAAATGCGGAAAGTAGGTGCGAGAAGTAATGCACAATGTAAATGGGGTAGAGAATGCAAACTCCCGGCACGACAACTTTTTATCAAGGTATCGGAAGCTCTCGCTATAGTTGGCCAAACGGGCTAGGCCCGCCGGGCCGGCACTGGCACGGCACTAGAAAGCACGGCCCTAAAACGGCCCGGCATGTGGCCCATTGTGCCAGTGCCGTGCTAGTGCTTGGCTGAGTACCGTGTCTGGGCCGCATTCGCGCCACGCGGCACTAGCACGGGCCCGGCACGCTTAATGGGCCGGCCCGGGGTGGCACGACGACGGCTCGTTGGGGGAGGGCTACTACATAACACGGCGCGTCGGCCGTCGCtcccctaaccctaaccctaattcATTTCTCTCCTCTTTCTCGCCCGactcgccgcgccggcgccgctcgTTTTCTCCTCTCTCGCTCTCCTCTCTGTGACTCGCCCCTCTCTCCGCCGTCCTCTCATCTTCTCGAGCTCCGGTGGCCTTGAGCCGCCGAGGGCCAGCACTTGCACACGGCACGCTCATCTAGACCCCTCATCTCGATCTCGCACAGATGATGTAGCCTCCTCCTCTCCTTGTCGTCCACCTCGTCATCTCCGTCGTTGTCGACCTTGCCGTCGCTGGACTCTAGCAACTCTGGTGCTCCGGATCTAGCGTAAGATCTCTTCCCTCGaatcctctctctctccatgTGTGTGTCAATGTGTGTGTGTCTCAGTCTCACTGTCTCTCACTCTTTCTGCAGATGTAGACTAGATCCGTTGAGGAACTAGAGGGTTGGATCCATGCTTCGTCGACATCGCCGGCGATCCTGGTGCTCCGGCTGCAAAGGTACGAGTACAACCCTAACCCTAGATCTAGGTCATCTCTTCTCTCTAATGTTTCCCTAACCTAGATCTCGTTTGTTTTGCAGCTGTTGAGGAACCAAGTCACTGGCGAGTGACGATAGCCGGCTCTGACGACGAGATGGTTGAGGTGGGTATGAACGAAGAGCGGCGGTTGTCCGGGTTGGCCGGAGATGACGACGAGGACAACATGCGCGAGGACCGCGATGCCATGTTCGGCCTATCACTGACGATCCCCTCAGCGTTGACAACGCTGATGATCCATCTGCACCTCCCTTGGACGGAAACAGCGCCAAGCGCTCACATCCCTCTACCTCTCCTGTTTGGGATGACTATGAAAAACTATTCAAGAACATCAATGGTAAGACGGTCAAGTATGGAGCTAGGTGCCTGCATTGCTCTAAGGAGTACTCTGCTCTCTCTAGAGGTGGTACTGGTCACCTTTCCCGGCATATTGCAGTTTGCGTTAAGAAGCGTGAAAAGAGTCACATGTCTCAGTCTCAAATCTCTTTTAATCCTGATGGTAGTATGCATAGTTGGGAATACTGTCCTCTGGTTGGTCATACTCAACTAGTTCGATTGATTGCTAGACTTGATGTTCCTATCTCTATGGGTGAATCTGAGACTTTTGAAGAGTATATTAAAACTATTCATAACCCTAAATATGGTAGAGTGTGTAGGCAAAGCACTACTAGAGATATACTGAAGTACTTCACTGATTGCAAGGCTAAGCTTGTTGAGACTTTTAGTGCTTATGTTGATTGTGTGTGTCTAACCTCTGACATTTGGTCTGGTAATACCAAAGAGGACTATATTAGTGTTGTTGCTCACTACATAAACTATGTCTGGCAACTAGAGAAGAGGGTACTTGGTCTAGGTCTTATTGATGTGTCCCACAATAGACAAAACATTGCTGACCGTGTTGCATCTGTGCTTGCTGATTATGGTTTGACTGAAAAGGTGTTTGCTATTACTTTAGACAATGCATCATCTAATGCTGCAGCAATGCAAAAACTAAGACCTATCCTGTCTAAATACCTTGGTTTTGAGGTTATTGATGAACTAGAGTATGCATCATCTAATGCATTATCTAATGTAGTTAATTCTATGTTCTTGCAACAGCGTTGTGCATATCATATTATCAATCTGATTGTTAAGGAGGCCCTAACTGCTCTTAAGCCTTTGATAGAAACATTTAGAACTGCAATATCATTCTTAAATTCCTCTAATCAAAGAATTGCTGCATATAAAAGTTACTGCATTGCAACTGGTTTTATGCCTAGAAAGTTTCAGCTGGACATGGATGTTAGGTGGAATTCTACCTTTTTAATGCTTAAGCATCTATTTCCTCATAAGACCCCTTTCACTACTTTCATCCATGCTTAGTATCCTAGGGCTGAAGGTGAGACCTTGTTGTTAACTGATGAGCATTGGGTTGTGGCACAAAAAATGCTATCATTTCTTGAGCTGTTTTATGATTCAACAGTTGCATTGTCTGGTGTGTATTATCCTACATCTCCACTTATGATTCATTATCTTGTTAATATTGCTCTACACCTAAACAATTATGCTAATGATGTGCACATCAGATCTGTGGTTCAATCTATGATAGACAAATATAATAAGTACCGGAGGAACATACCTTTGCTTTATTCTTTTGCATTCATCTTGGATCCTAGAGCTAAAAGGTTTTAATAGGGTGCTTAGAAGGTTAGGTAGTCTCACCAGTACAGATTATGCTGCTTATTTGGTTGGCACTAGAGCTAGACTTACTGATATGTACAATAAGTATGATGAGAAATATGGTGCTATTAGGTCAAGAACTGCTTGGGATGAAATTTATGATGATGGTGGTGGTGCTGGTTTGGGTTGTGGTATCTTGTCTGGTAATCTTAACATGTCTAGAGATACATCTGCAACTTCTCTGCTGCATGCGGTAAGGTCATCAGCTTCTAATGCTTCTGAACTTGTGTCCTACTTGGACTGTGACACTGACAACCATCTAACTGATGACTTTAACATCTTGAACTGGTGTCATCAGCACAAACTTACATATCCAGTAGTCTCAATCATGGTTAAAGATATCTTAACTGTTCCTGAGTCTACCATATCTTCATAATCCAATTTTAGTATGACTGGTAGGATCATCGAGGAGTGGTGAAGGAAGTTGAAGCCTGAAATGGTGGAGATCCTGACCTACATCAAGGACTGGGAAGGTGCACAAGCAAGGCTGCAACAGAATGTGGAGGACAAGGAACTTGAAGAAGCATTTGAAGGACTTTATCTTGATTCATGAACATTTATGTAATGGGACTGTAATACTTTGTGACTGTTGGTCTGCTGGTGCTGGACCTGGACTTGTGCTGTTGATGTAAGAGTAAGACAATGAACTTTTTAATGGAGCTTGGCTGTACTCTTTTTCTGTCTACGATTTCTCAAAGGGTGAGCTTTACCTGGATAGATTTATAATGAGGCAGCCATTGCACAAAGCTCCTAATGAATTGGTATTTTGTGATTTTTTATGTTTTTGATCTCTTATCTTGTGTAGCTGTTCTGTGCCAGTGAAGGCACGAGCACTACCGTGCCGTGTGGCACGGCTAGGTATGGCCACTGGCATATAGTGTTGTGCTAGTACCGAGGCATCGGCACGGCGGCACTAATGGGCACAGCACAGCTTATTAGCCATGCCACTTAGTGCCGTGCTGCTTAGTGCCGTGTTTGTTagtgcccgtgcccgtgccaTGCCGTGCGGCCCGTTTGGCCAACTATAGCTCTCACTTTCCACTAATCCTCGTTGGAGCCCTCGTGAGGGAATGCCCGCGCAAGGACCAAGCTCTCTGTCAAGTATAGCCGATGGGCCTTCCCCACACGCAAGTGCGTCTTCGCCTTGCCTCTCCCGGATGCTTCGCGCCATCTTCACTAGGGTAGAGGTTTGGCAAATCACCAAGGGCCTCTCCTCCCTCTCACAAGCACCGGCGGCCTCTCCACAAACTTGGTTGGAGGGTCTCGCAATACTTACAAACCCTGGATTTACAACACTTGGTGCGCGCAAGCACCGAAAGCAATGAGGTGTGCAAACCTTGCCTAACTCTAAGCTAACACCTAAAGCAATGCGCTAGGAGGCCTAAACTGGCATTAATCAAGCCCTAAGACTTTTGCTAATTGCCTTAATCTTCTCTTGAGCACTTTGGTGGATAGAGCACTTGTGTGTATGTGAAATCAAGCCTATAGCTTCTCCAAGCTCTAACACCAGGTGGAGGGGTATTTATAGCGCCAACCAAAGAAACTAGCCATTGCACCAAGGATCAGAAAATCTGCCTTGACCGACTAAATCGGTCCCTGACAGTATGAATCGGTCCTTTGACAAGATGAATCGGTCCCCCTGTGCAAGGTAACCGTTTTAGCCTGACCGACTGATTTGGTCCCTTCCTAATGCACTGCAGGATTAATTGGTCTCGCTGTGCAAGGTAGCCGTTGGGTGGCTGACTCCCGGGCCATGCCTCACCGACTGATTCGGTGATGCTCCTATGGATATACCGAATTAAACGGTCAATCAAGAGCTGTTTTTCAGCTTCCCAGGGTCATCGACTGATCGGTGGTATCCTTGATTTGCATGACCGAATGAATCGGTCATTCCAGTAACTTTTGCTGCTGCTGCCCTTGATTTGCCTGACCGATTAAATCGGTCTCTTCACCAATTTAAACTGTTCCCTCACCGATTTAATCTTTCAGTTAAAACTTGGTTTCCTGAGTTATTTTCTTCACGTGTCTTTTCTTCTTTATCATTTGAATGACTTTCATTGCATTTTTTTGAACCTATAAACATCTATAAAAGTATGCCTTGACAAAATATTGATCCAAATAATTACGTTGTTATTCAATCATCAGAATCACAAACAATGGCCTGACGGTCATTTTCCTTACACTAGGCGAGACCCTGGACAAGAATAGTTAAGAAAATATATAATTGATAAATTATTTGCTTTAGGATTTGTGCATACATATTTTATGGAGAGGACCACCCGAGATCGAAAAACTCAAAAAATAAAAGCTGAACATGTATGGTCTTTCAATTGATCTGACACCTTTACTGTTATTCTTCATGGATGATTTATAACGTATAGTCATGGCAAAGGAAATAAATAGCCCCAATTAGTCACAAATAAGTACATATTGACGTGGCTTCCAAAACATAACTTTCACTAGTTTTTGTTACGATTAATTTCTAAAATAGTGAAAATATAATTTCTTAAACTATGTTTCTAGACAAATCCAACTGTATTTTCAAATATCTGAATTTGACACAGAAAGAAGTCATTCGCACCAAAAGTTTAGAATTGTTTACTTAATCAACTTCAAAATACTTAAGATGCAGATGTCACGCATCATAAAAATAAAACACTTACTCCATTTCAAAATATAGGCGAAATTAGGATTTAAGTGATCTATACTATAATATATGTTTTCATCTAACATAATTTCTTTATTTGGAAACGTACTGATTTTAATACCTACTATCTCAAAAAAGTTGTTCAGCTTCAATTTTAACCTTAGGGTTTTTATCATTTTAGTGTTAATCTCAAAACACAATCTAAGTTTATTGGTTCTAAACTTGGTTCATATATAGTATGTTCAAGTTTTGAAAAGCCCATATATAGAATTAATTAAAAAAGCTGCCTAAAGAATTACTTTAACTAACATTTCTTGTAGGTACCACCCCGTGTCGAACCCTCATTGAGCCTCGCAACCTCGACCAAGACTTTCTCCTCAACTGCGGCAACCAAGCAGTCTTTGCCACCCCTCCACCAACATGTTGGTGGTTCTCCAGATACTTGAAGTGCTACCGCCATCCCCCGGGATTGATCGCGCTCGCTCACCTCCACGTGGCAGCAATGCAAGCCCAGCGCTTGAGGGATGAGAACTCGGCGCTCCGTGCTCAACTTACCTGCAATCATCGTAGCAGCAAGGGATATCGCTCCTCCAGGGATAAAGAAGTGGATCAACCCCGGGACCTAAAGGCCAACATCAACATGCACTGCGATCTCCAATCCAGCTTGACCAAGTGACACTGCGACAGGACGCTGTGGAGCAGGAATGCCGAATAGGATGCTGATTATGGCCCCTAGGAGCCAATTGCAATCGCAAGTGCAGTCATGCCGAGCCTGGGCACCCTCGCGACTATGACCGGCAGCGTTGCTCTCTAGATAGGCAATGACTACAATGACCAGAACCAGGACGCTCTGAATGATGGCGTCTCAGATCCGGACAGCTTCTCGGCCTTTTCCACTCGACCTCGTGCCATCCGCTAGCCCATCACCTTCAAACAAGTTAGCATTGAGTAATTCGATGCTGACTCGGATCCAAAGAGGTGGCTGCACACTTACTGCATCGTGATCAGGGTGGCCAACAATACCAACATTAGGATGACCGCCTACTTCCCGGTGAAGATAAGCAAACAACCCAAAGCTGGTTGGAAGGACTCCCCACGAGATCCATTGATAGCGGGCAAGATCTTTGTGATGCTTTTATCAACTATCAGGCGGCCTGCCCAGACTCCAAAATTAGATGGGATCGGGGAAGCGTCACCCAGCATCCCATCACGGATTCCCTCCATGACTATCACAAGAGATACTTCGCTAATTGTGTAACACCGTCACGAATGCTGATGACCGGGACGTTATCAGCTACTCCCACGAAGGGCTCCACAACATCTATGGTGTAAGATGTTCGAGAGCAACCAGATGATGGTCTTCAAGATGATGTGGCGGTGGTCCACCAAGCACGCTGACATGGAAAACACTAAGAGGCCCACCTCTAACACAAGGAATGCCAACTCACTGACACTCGCAAAAATTGGCACAATGACGACCGCCCAAACCGCCGCAACGATGACCATCCACCTTGGTGTAACAATGATTGTCCATCCcgccacaacaacaacaatccAGGCGACTGCCCTGAGTCATCTCGCAACCAAGACCGCAAGCAAGGAGCCAACAACGTCATTGCCGTAGTTGATCGCGCTCGCCGTCGAAAGTACACTCAGCTAGGCGGACCTTGACAAACTCCTTAACGGCAAGTGCCCCTGGCACCAAGATGTCAACCACACCGCACGTGATTGCCAAGCACTCCATAACAGCGTGGCCAAGGATGACGACGAGAGGCCCTGCTACAACAATGGTGGCAAGAACGACGGCAACCGTTGCAATCGCATTCGTAGCAGCCACACTGGGGCCTGCCTAAATTCTGTTGATTGGTTGGTCAGAATTCTAATTTCATCGTCGGGCCATAGAGATTTTATGTGCTTGACAAATAGTTCTTTTGTGATTCAATTAAAATGCATGATTTCATGGCCTGGAAAGACAATTTAGTTTTTCATCAGCTCGGTACGCGATGTGGTtatatttttttttctgaatttcTTGGTTTTGGGATTTATTAATGTATAGTTGCCAAAATAATTAGTATTAAAAAAGTTCCACATATGGCGTAGTTGTACCAACAGGTGATGATGCATCTTATGGAACAGGGGTTATCGTTTATCAATTTTGACGTGATCCTGTGACGCATGGGTGGGTGTATGCAGATTGTTATTGATGAATTATATACTAGAGGCGTAATGCATTGAATAAAAAAGATACTGCTGTTTGCATGATTCTTTGAATTTGAGTATGTGAAACTAGAAAGATAGAACAATAGATCAGATTGACTCAAACATAAATTATCATTGATAGTATCCAAATTTATATTGAAAAAACATAACTTGAGTTCTCACCCCTAACAAAGCATATATAAAGTGCAACTCCTTATATCTAGTTATACGACTACGACCCCACATAAAGTATATAATGAGAACTCCATGTATATTATGAGCTGCACTTCATCTGTTGCTGCTACAAGCTAGACACTCATGTTCTTCTTGCTAATGACCTCCTGCAGCATAGAATCGAGGGTCTCGAGCTTCATGGGTTTGGGAACAAACATATCAGCACCAGCATGCATGAATGCCTCCATGCCACCAAAATCTGCTGAGACTCCAACCATCTTCACCTCAGTAGCTCCCATGGAACGAATCTTGGTCACAGCCTACAAAATGACCAGGAATTAATCCTCAGTGAAGTGTAACTTTTGTTGCTTATAAGTTTAAACTAGTAGAGCGGTAAATAAATTTAAGTCAACTACGAAATTGAAGTACCTCAGGACCAGTCATCAATGGCATATCCTTATCAAAGAAAACAATGTCAAATGTTTTCCCTTCAAGGAAAAGGTCAACAGCTTCTTTGCCATTATGCGCAACAGTAGTTTTGCAGTTAAGTTTCTGCAACATACGCAAAAGAATTACACAGTCAACTTTGATATCCTCCACGACTAGTGCCTTTGTAGCAGACCCTTGCATCTTGGATGCCATGAAGAAACTTCTGCAACCAAAACAAAGATATCAGTAAATATTTTAGATACACCAAACAACTTCAAGATTCTTCATCGCCTTGTAGCatctcaagattaaggaaaatCGTAATATTTTCTTGTTGATTACAACAAAGGAACGTAGGTTAGATGAATTAATGCTGCAGTAACTATGATTTATACGAACTGTAAGTTCGTCAAACATATTCTACaacaaaaaaattaaaatgCTGAATGCACATAGAGAGAGAAGCTAGGAAATCTAGACCTACCTTTACTTGAGATGATGCACGTCTCTTTCTTGCTACTCTGCTGCCCCTCTGAGTTCTGCACAGCACGGTCCATTTTATAGGCGAAGCCAAGGGCAGAATCTTGCCACGCCAAATCCTAAAGATTTTCTATATGTGCTTGAAAATAAATGCGAATCCAAAATTTGATATGGTCAATTAATTCAATTCTCCCTCCAGATCAAAATGAGATATCACATCTCTTGGGTTCTAACACGTGTATGCATGGCGTTCAGTTGTTTATGAGTTCACTCTTGGCCATTCCATGTCAAATCCGCCATGGGATCCTCTCGGATGATGAGCAAGCCGTTACAGCATTTTTACACATCAAAATCGGCCATTTTTTATGTTGGATTCCAGTTGGATTCCTAGTTGTGGAAGAATCTAGTAAGATTTGTCATTAAATATAGCACTGTATTTCTGAAAAAAAATGGCCTCTAGGATTTCAAGGATACCACAAGGGATTAAATTTTTTGCAAACATGCAGGTGTGGACAATGCCTTGGAAGTATCTGCATGCATCTTGCATGAATGTGTTTTCCTCGGCAAATCCAGCAGGCTGTGGTGGAACAATATTTGTCTTGTTTTGCACTCTCCCTTATGTTCTGGTTACAACTTGAATTTATAAATGGTGTGTATAGTTGGTTCCACTCCTGAAAGAATAACAACTGGTTAGCAAATATTTGTGAACATACCTAAAAATGATATTATGTTGTATCATCGGGTTATACGAGACTAAAAGAATTATTCACGTACAGATTGGTACGGTCAATGTTCATTATTCAAGTACACTTTCATGCTCATGTTAGGAAGGCCCTTTCAACATGGTTTTTACTTACCCTACAGCCCTTTATGTTGTGTGCGAGCTAGTACGAAAGGTATGAGCAATGCCAATTCTATAGTCGCCAAATTCACCTTCATGCCAACCTTTCCTTTTTCATTGCGATCGCCATGTCAGAAAGTAGATTGAGGCAAGCTTGTTGCTATGATTTCCACCAAGGCAGCAGCACACTTGATAATGTGTAATGTAGTGACCCGATTCAATGTTCCCAACAAGATCATCATGGACAATGATTCATAGAACACCAGCGTTGCGTTTGGAGACAGTAGCTTCCCAAAGACTTCAGCATAAAACATTGACTTGCCTCAGTGGCATAGCCCCACTCAGCAATGGGCAATATAAGGGAACCAACATGATTCTGCTCCAGAGCCTCAAGACTAGATTTTTCAACCGCTTGGTTAAGAAATCAGGCAAGTGGGATAAAGAACTACCAACGATGTTGTGGGCTATTGTAGGTATTTCTTATGCTCTCAAGATAATTTGAAATTAATTATGCAAGCGCAAAGAATAACCATTGTAGCATTTTACCTGAGAGTATTTTAGGATATCTTATTTATATTTTCCACGGGGAAGCGGTGGCTAAGATGATCGATAACTAAATGTCTTGAAGATATGCTAACTTAACATTCAATGCTCTAGTAAGAACTTTGACATACAACGAGATCCAGGATAAATAAACATAGAGAAGAACAAGCTAGTTGGGAGAACAATGAGAACAAGGTAAGATTCCTGTATATTATATTGTTTGAGTCAACTCGAGTATAATGTAACATCCAAGATTTTTCCTGGAATGTTAATCTCGCAAAATTCGTGAATTCTAAAAACTTTTCTTGCAAGTGCTTTTAGTTAGGATCAAATATAAGGATAATCTTTTGCTAACCCAAATCCCTAGAAAATAAAACCAAAATTAAACTAAGGACGATATTGCTAGTGTGCAACATTGGAGTTATTTGGATTTATTTTCAATCTACATTGTTTTGAAATTGTTTGTTGGATCTTGCATGAATTTCTTCCGGTTTGTTTGACTCAATTGAGTggagttcaaatttgaatggaCCATTCGAATTCAAACTCAAATGCTAACTACCCTAAGCCTACTTGGGCCTCTAACCTAAAACCGGCCCAGCAgaggcagcccagcccagcaccaTCCTTTCTTCCCCCACGAGCACAGCCCACGCGAGCACGGCCCACTCTGGCCTAGCTCGCCAGCCGCACAGCCCCCCATGCTCACCGCTGCTCCCCTTTTCCTGTTTCCCCGGGCAACTGACAAGCGGGGCCTGcttgtcagctttcccttcCACCTCCAGCCGCGCCTCCCTCGCTCGCCCGCGATGCTCCCTCTCCCACTCCACGACAAGGCAACCCACCGGCTATGCCCTCCGCCTGCATCACCGCCGAGCCCGCACCTCGCCTATCCCCACTCCGCGACACGGGAGCGAAACCGTCGCGCCTCCCGTGTCGGCCACCAAGCCCCGCaccgcaaaccctagccccgcgccacgccgtgcgATGGCGCCACACGTTCCCGTGCCGCGGCCCATCCCATCGCTGCCCTCGACATCCGGTCCCGCGCCGCGTACCCTAGTGCGGCCTCTTTAAGAACCCCCCACAACCGCTGTCGAAAACCCTAGCTGCCTTGGGGTTTTTCCTCTAGCACCGCCGCCACAACCGAGAAGGAGAAGAGGGAgctgaggaggaggaagggaacgCGAAGAAGAAGGCGATGCCGTCCGAGCGGGCACCCCGATCATCTACAACGCCGTTGTAGCTGCCTGGTACTGCTCTGTCTAGCCACGGCCTCGCCTCTCCGCCGCCCTGAGCTCGGTCTTCCCCAGCCTCAACCGTTGAGCTTCGCCACCGCTCCCATCACCCTTGTGCTGCCGGCGCCGCTGATGAGCCTTCCTTAGCGCAGCTCTAGGACCCCTAGCCCCTGTTCCCGGCCTTCGTGTCGCCCTTGTTGAAGGAGTCCTTCGCGCCACCCGTACTTCCTGCAACCGTCGTCGCCTCCTTGCTACCGCATCGTGCCGCGGGCCTAGAATGCCAGTACCCCGCATACAGCACGCCCATGCCATGGTCCCGGGATGCTAGGatgcgcgcgtgcgtgcacacTTAAGCTAACAGCCAAGCCCAAGCCTTGGCCTTGACCCATCCAGATCACCACTGTGCCGCCTTAACAGCATTGTGCCGCGACCCCAGAAGGCCAGGACACCGCGGGCACACACACGCGCACACCCAGCACCGACCTGTACTGAGCCTTTCTACCGGCCTCCCTTTTTGCCACACCGCCACCCTGCCGCCATCGCGCTGCGGCCACGGTGACCGCACACGTccccgcgacgccgcggcgTGGCAC
The sequence above is drawn from the Panicum hallii strain FIL2 chromosome 7, PHallii_v3.1, whole genome shotgun sequence genome and encodes:
- the LOC112898724 gene encoding two-component response regulator ORR42-like, whose product is MASKMQGSATKALVVEDIKVDCVILLRMLQKLNCKTTVAHNGKEAVDLFLEGKTFDIVFFDKDMPLMTGPEAVTKIRSMGATEVKMVGVSADFGGMEAFMHAGADMFVPKPMKLETLDSMLQEVISKKNMSV